One Setaria viridis chromosome 7, Setaria_viridis_v4.0, whole genome shotgun sequence genomic region harbors:
- the LOC117863073 gene encoding uncharacterized protein isoform X2 — translation MDQHKEKEAENKSQDSTAEQLKEASSKESMDQRAGYKAEEESAPAGLLIKEVASGEESWPALLAHPCSLLQLLLRACAGCLGLHGYCSSDDPKAAAAAAPDATAADSSQEGEGGDRANAEVLARVRAVRRPPPPGQRPREGSGGNGGAHH, via the exons ATGGATCAGCACAAGGAAAAGGAGGCGGAGAACAAGTCCCAAGATTCGACGGCGGAGCAGCTTAAAGAGGCGTCCTCTAAAGAATCGATGGATCAGCGCGCGGGGTATaaagcggaggaggaatcggCGCCGGCGGGTCTGCTCATCAAGGAGGTGGCCTCTGGAGAAGAGTCCTGGCCGGCGCTCCTCGCGCACCCTTGCTCGCTGCTGCAGCTCCTgctccgcgcctgcgccggctgccTGGGCCTGCACGGCTACTGCAGCAGCGACGACCCGAAggcggccgctgccgctgcaccggacgcgacggcggcggattCGTCGCAGGAAGGGGAGGGCGGCGACAGGGCTAAC GCGGAGGTGCTCGCCCGGGTGCGGGCGgtgaggaggccgccgccgccggggcagcgTCCGagggagggcagcggcggcaatGGAGGAGCACATCACTAG
- the LOC117863073 gene encoding uncharacterized protein isoform X1 has product MDQHKEKEAENKSQDSTAEQLKEASSKESMDQRAGYKAEEESAPAGLLIKEVASGEESWPALLAHPCSLLQLLLRACAGCLGLHGYCSSDDPKAAAAAAPDATAADSSQEGEGGDRANYLYMQAEVLARVRAVRRPPPPGQRPREGSGGNGGAHH; this is encoded by the exons ATGGATCAGCACAAGGAAAAGGAGGCGGAGAACAAGTCCCAAGATTCGACGGCGGAGCAGCTTAAAGAGGCGTCCTCTAAAGAATCGATGGATCAGCGCGCGGGGTATaaagcggaggaggaatcggCGCCGGCGGGTCTGCTCATCAAGGAGGTGGCCTCTGGAGAAGAGTCCTGGCCGGCGCTCCTCGCGCACCCTTGCTCGCTGCTGCAGCTCCTgctccgcgcctgcgccggctgccTGGGCCTGCACGGCTACTGCAGCAGCGACGACCCGAAggcggccgctgccgctgcaccggacgcgacggcggcggattCGTCGCAGGAAGGGGAGGGCGGCGACAGGGCTAAC TATTTGTACATGCAGGCGGAGGTGCTCGCCCGGGTGCGGGCGgtgaggaggccgccgccgccggggcagcgTCCGagggagggcagcggcggcaatGGAGGAGCACATCACTAG
- the LOC117865338 gene encoding protein MIZU-KUSSEI 1: MADVVDAGAADEPDRRTRPASMSSEGIDHDHDHDDKPIECQALAPSPARSAGHALEEPPRRRAPSRRSRPMRMFQSMCRSLPLLNPRCGRQLQPGACRIATPARLTPSDSLLSQLMGSSSSAAASRHRLTGTLFGYRDGRVSLSLQDNARCRPTLVVELALPTHALLRELGAHAGARIVLESEKHADSGDTADATAGAAGVGGASFKRHDDDDGWVLEEPMWTMFCNGKRVGYAVRREPTDEDIAVLETLWAVTMGGGVLPGRSDVDGPDGEMAYMRGSFEHTVGSRDSESLYMVGPPGGDGPELAIFFVRL, from the coding sequence ATGGCCGACGTCGTCGACGcgggcgccgccgacgagcccgaCCGCAGGACGCGCCCGGCGTCCATGTCTTCCGAGGGGATCGACCACGACCACGACCACGACGACAAGCCCATCGAGTGCCAGGCGTTGGCTCCGTCCCCGGCGCGCTCCGCGGGGCACGCGCTCGAGGAGCCGCCGAGGCGGCGTGCACCTTCCCGCCGTTCCCGGCCGATGCGGATGTTCCAGAGCATGTGCCGGTCGCTCCCGCTGCTGAACCCGCGGTGCGGGCGGCAGCTGCAGCCCGGTGCGTGCCGGATCGCGACGCCGGCGCGGCTCACCCCGTCGGACTCCCTGCTGTCGCAGCTCATGGGTTCGTCCTCCAGCGCTGCGGCGTCCCGGCACCGCCTCACCGGCACGCTCTTCGGCTACCGCGACGGCCGCGTCTCGCTGTCCCTGCAGGACAACGCGCGGTGCCGCCCCACGCTGGTCGTGGAGCTCGCGCTCCCGACGCACGCGCTGCTCCGCGAGCTCGGTGCCCACGCGGGCGCGCGCATCGTGCTGGAGAGCGAGAAGCACGCGGATAGCGGCGACaccgccgacgccaccgccggtgccgccggcgtgggcggcgccAGCTTCAAGcgccacgacgacgacgacgggtgGGTGCTGGAGGAGCCCATGTGGACCATGTTCTGCAACGGCAAGCGCGTGGGGTACGCGGTGCGGCGGGAGCCCACCGACGAGGACATCGCCGTGCTCGAGACGCTGTGGGCCGTGAccatgggcggcggcgtgctcccGGGAAGGTCGGACGTGGACGGGCCCGACGGCGAGATGGCTTACATGCGCGGGAGCTTCGAGCACACGGTGGGATCCCGCGACTCGGAGTCGCTCTACATGGTCGGCccgcccggcggcgacggcccggAGCTCGCCATCTTCTTCGTTAGGCTATGA